Proteins encoded within one genomic window of Polaribacter sp. NJDZ03:
- a CDS encoding helicase HerA-like domain-containing protein: MSQKEEFFEYINNGYKTKGDFIALGAAMLGEETITDAIVKIPLKTLNRHGLIAGATGTGKTKTLQVLAENLSEKGVPVLLMDIKGDLSGLAQPSPGHAKIDERHAKIGFPFTAQKFPIEVLTISEQEGTRMRATISEFGPVLLSRILDLTETQSGIVAIIFKYCDDNKFALLDIKDFKKVLQYVTNEGKEEIQAEYGRISSSSTGAILRKIVEIEQQGGDLFFGERSFEVEDLTRVDEDGKGIISVLRLTDIQDKPKLFSTFMLQLLAEVYETFPEQGDSDKPELIIFIDEAHLVFEEASKALLNQIESIVKLIRSKGIGLYFVTQNPKDVPEDILAQLGLKIQHALRAFTAKDRKAIKLAAENYPSSEYYDTKEVLTQLGIGEAFVSVLNEKGIPTPLARTMLRAPMSRMDILSDKELKSVINNSRLFYKYNENLDRESAYELLNEKIEKVNIAEAKAIQVEADEKEREKLAKEKEKERIREERASRSTTRRRSTAQNPLIKVLTSATFIRAAFGILRKVLK; the protein is encoded by the coding sequence ATGAGTCAGAAAGAAGAATTTTTCGAATACATTAATAACGGTTACAAAACCAAAGGCGATTTTATAGCACTAGGTGCTGCAATGTTGGGAGAAGAAACCATAACAGATGCTATTGTAAAAATTCCGCTTAAAACTTTAAACAGACACGGTTTAATTGCCGGTGCAACAGGTACAGGAAAAACAAAAACATTACAAGTTTTAGCAGAAAACCTATCAGAAAAAGGAGTTCCTGTTTTGTTAATGGACATAAAAGGAGATCTTTCTGGTTTGGCACAACCAAGCCCAGGACACGCAAAAATAGACGAACGTCATGCAAAAATTGGATTTCCGTTTACGGCACAAAAATTTCCTATAGAAGTTTTAACCATCTCTGAACAAGAAGGGACAAGAATGCGTGCTACAATTTCAGAATTCGGACCTGTTTTATTATCAAGAATTTTAGATTTAACAGAAACACAAAGCGGCATTGTTGCCATCATTTTTAAATATTGCGACGATAATAAGTTTGCGCTTTTAGACATAAAAGATTTTAAAAAAGTATTACAATATGTAACTAACGAAGGGAAAGAAGAAATTCAAGCAGAATATGGGCGAATTTCATCTTCTTCTACAGGTGCAATTTTGCGTAAAATAGTAGAAATAGAACAACAAGGCGGAGATTTATTCTTTGGCGAAAGATCTTTTGAAGTAGAAGATTTAACAAGAGTAGATGAAGACGGAAAAGGAATTATTTCGGTATTGCGTTTAACAGATATTCAAGATAAACCAAAGTTGTTTTCTACATTTATGTTACAATTATTAGCTGAGGTCTATGAAACTTTCCCAGAGCAAGGAGATAGTGACAAACCAGAGTTGATTATTTTTATTGATGAAGCACATTTGGTATTTGAAGAAGCTTCTAAGGCTTTATTAAATCAGATAGAAAGTATTGTAAAATTAATTCGTTCTAAAGGAATCGGATTGTATTTTGTAACTCAGAATCCAAAAGATGTACCAGAAGATATTTTAGCACAATTGGGTTTAAAAATTCAACATGCGTTAAGAGCTTTTACGGCAAAAGACCGAAAAGCCATTAAGTTAGCCGCAGAAAATTATCCTTCTTCAGAATATTATGATACCAAAGAAGTGTTAACGCAATTAGGAATTGGAGAAGCATTTGTATCCGTTTTAAACGAAAAAGGAATTCCAACACCTTTGGCAAGAACCATGCTACGCGCGCCAATGAGTAGAATGGATATTTTGTCTGATAAAGAGTTAAAGAGTGTAATTAACAACTCGCGACTTTTCTATAAATACAATGAAAATTTAGACAGAGAAAGTGCCTACGAATTATTGAATGAAAAGATAGAAAAGGTTAATATTGCAGAAGCAAAAGCGATACAAGTAGAAGCGGATGAAAAAGAAAGAGAAAAATTAGCAAAAGAAAAAGAGAAGGAAAGAATAAGAGAAGAAAGAGCTTCTAGAAGCACTACCAGGCGCAGAAGTACGGCACAAAACCCATTAATAAAAGTATTAACTAGTGCTACTTTTATTAGAGCAGCCTTTGGTATCTTAAGAAAAGTATTAAAATAA